The genomic stretch tgttttaagtttTGTTGGGTTGTATATCCGTTACAATCGTCAGAAGCTCTGCTTCACACTTCTGAGTTTGTGCTAGATGCACAAATACGACTTACAAACAAGTAGgcttgagcagataatctcaagttGTCGGCTATAGCAAGCCGAACTTGCACCGAGGTGATACGTCGCCTTCTCGAGCGGACACCGTGAGTTGTTGCCCGTTCTTCATCGAGAGTCGAAGTTTGATGCTTCCTAGATATCGACTGGATGCCGAGAGCTGCAACATGAACACTGAGTGGATGTCGAGTCCAGCAGAGTGTtgtttccttaaaacagatttgTTCCCTCCGCCGTGCTCAGAGGATTAGGTGGACGTCTTTTTCCCAGGATAAAACGACAGGATCACGAGCACAACTGAGCACTGGTTATCATGACGATCTGAACTATACATGAAAACTCTCACAGATATCTACTGGGCAAAAGATGCACAGTAGAAAAGAAAGAGTACTTAGAGGGGATTCTTGCTCTCAAATTGTTTTGCTCTTAGACAAGAATGGTGGAAAACGATCACAAAGCACTCATACTCTTCTCCGCTTTAAGTCTTCTCCACCTTATATAGACAAGAGTATTGCAAGCTCGTGGCTTGCATGTTTGCCAAGCAAACCACAACGTGGCTGCTTCACAAGACCACACCATAGCTTAGTTTCCAAGCCACAACGTGACTTCTTGTTAGCAAGGCAAGCCAATGAATCATGCAACCATAGGTGGCATGCATGCAAGCCAAACGTGTGGCTTTGCTTCCAAGTGATACACGTGGTTTTACATGTGTCATTGAGCAATGTCATTGAGCAAATGAAAGAGACACATGACCTTTTCCAAAAATGAAAGAGACACATGGCCTTACTTGGCAAACTTACGTGGACATCTCATGTCCCGATCAGTTTGTATGAGCATTTCGGGCCCTGAATTCTCACTTCTTTTGCTCGATTTAGTCGTAAAGCCGCTCTTTCGTTGTGGGACTACAACCCACAAGTCGCGTTTCCATTCAACGTTTTCCAACAGAAAGTTTGCTCAGATTTGGTGTGTAACCGTCCACGAAGAGGGGAGTATTTCGGTTTGAAGATCTGTGGTTTCAAATGGTGGGAACGGGATTGGCTTCTGATGCGGATTTTCTGTTGTGGGATAACCATCAAAACCATAAGATGGTTGTGGAATTATCGAAGTTCTTGTTGAGTTTTATGGAGTCTGCAATTGTTTATTTGATTGTAGGCAATAACAATAAGAACTGTGTGAGTTTTGATCTTGTGTTGGCTACAGATTCTACTCTTGGGGATTGGTAGTGTGACTATGCATTTAATTTTGGAATGCTGTTCTTTTGTGTGGTCGGATCATTGCAGATTTGTTTGGAATTGAGTTTATCAAATTGAGGTGTTTTCTACTCACCTGGATAATTACCGGATTCTTTGAGGGTTTCCTTGAGTCTTTGTGTCGGTCACTATCTGGATTTCAGTTGATGTTTTTATGAAACTGTATGCTCTATAGTTTATGGTAGTTTATTTTCCATTGTTTCCTTTACCTGAGTAAAGTAATGGATTGAACAGAGGATTGTATGCAGGAATTGAGGATAAAGATTGGTTAGTGTTAAGTTGCTGACGTTTCTTTATTGATAAATTGAGATGTGGTATTTTCATAATAAATGCAATTTCATTACTTCCTCAACATGTTTCACTGAATAAGCACTGTCTAGATTTAGGTAGTTTACTCTTATAGATTATTTAATTATGTGAGGTATGATATGAAAGAATTATGTTGAAGAGGTTGACAGAAAGGTTATGATTTCTTACGTGGCTAGTTAGATgaatatgagcatatgtggtgacagtacgggttgggtgacccgggatgagcttcGGGGAGGGCTCTTCCAAATGACTGATACCGTAAATTATGACTGTTACTGTAATttattgttagcttcggctatgTAACTGCATGTtttctaggaggtacctctaggttcatgtgACTGTTGAATGACTCTAATTGTGGTTACAGgctatgtgacatattcaccctaTTAGCTACGTAGGATCACTTGTGCATGTTATATCTCTCTTTCTTATATCGTAATTGGgttgtgttttgttttctttatttggtTTCTAGTTGCTAATCTTACTACTTCATGGATGTCCTGTTAAACATTTTGGGTTGTGTTTGCTAGGCCGTAGACTCATGATGTctacattacaggtgaggatgaTTCTCAGAATATAACGGAAGGCCCTTggacggagtagacgaggaggcgggatggatGCATGATACTATCCGCTGTCCAAGAGTGCAGAGCATATTGGATTCATCGcaagggactttgtttctttattttataagAGGGGAATGTTTTGGGAATTACTATTCTTATTCGGTAAACCTTTAGTGATATGGTCATTTCTATTGGTTATGATAGTTTCCTTGTTGGTACTGCATTATGATCGTCCAAATAATATTGATGAGAGAgtagtaaaaaaaaaagaaacttgaGAGGTAGTCGCGGGATGTTTTAGTTAGTATCAGAGCACACTCCTAAGGGACAGCATGCGCAAGCCATCTCGTCAGGAACTCGACCACTTCAGCCAGCAAGTTTGTAAGATTTATATTATTATAgttctttatttaatatgataactTAGTCATACTATGATTGACATACTGATATGTATTTATGAGGCATGAATGAGATTAAACCGGAAATGTACAGGTTATGGCTGGTCGAAGGAACAACGGTGAGATTGGTGGTCAGAACAACCAGTTCCTAGAGGGACTTACAGCACTTCTACGGGAGCAGAATCGTATTCATGGGGAGCAGATTCAGCAACTATTGCAGGCTAGAGAACAGGAGAGCACACCTAGACGTCCTACCCCGAGTGCACACCCGGTCTACAAGCAATTTCGAGAACTTGGACCAACGGAGTTTAAGGGCACCACGGATCCGATCATTGCAAAAGGATGGATTCGATCTCTGGAGATGATATACGACTTCATGCAGCTTACAGATGTAGACAAGGTCAAGTGCACAATATTTATGCTGCGAGATGATACACGAGTATGGTGGGAAGGTGCACGGTTGACAGTTGATGTGGCTACATTGACATGGGCTGATTTCAAGGAGGTATTCTACGGGAAATACTTCACTACTGACAACAGAACTCGACTGACAAGGGAGTTCTTAGAACTGTGCCAGGGAGATTTGACGGTGGCTGAGTACGTCAGGAGGTTCAAGAGGGGACGCTACTTTGTACCCATGATTGCCAGCCAATCGGTCGAGGAGCTGAAGCACTTTACAGAGGGATTGAGAGCTGTCATTCGCCATGATGTCAGACTAAGCCGGGTCACCACCTTCAGGGAGGCAGTTGACCAAGCACTGATGTCTGAAAGGGACAGAAACGACATGATCAAGGAAGCCCAGAACAAAAGATTAAGTTATCAGGGAAGGGATCAACAAGAGTCGGGCAAGAAGAAGTCATTTTCTAGCCAGCATCAGGGCAAGCAACCGCCTAAACAGACACAACCACGTCAGTAATTTCTGAAATCACTGTTAGATCGAAAAGAacttagatatcttcacaatatatgatattgtccactttaggcctaagtcctcatagttttgctcttgggctctacccaaaaggtctcatactaatggagatatcttttttttttattataaattcatgatctttcccatgtgttttcaatgtgggactatgtttgcaaccttacaacaccaacaatccccccctcaaataaaggaccacaggcttcccatgtctgatcctcgacccaccaggtcttcctgcccctcggtccaccagacctactaggattttcttgcctagccgcaactaggacttcctgcctagtgtctagtcctcttgatccgaacataggatgtcacactttctttgttcgaggtcaatattgtacccacatggctcaatcagaccatagatcttatgcacagtcggcggttaaaccttctggtagtccgggctctgataccaattgttggatcgaaaagaatttagatatctccacaatgtatgatattgtccactttgggcctaagccctcattgttttgctcttgggctctacccaaaaggcctcataccaatgaagatatcttttctttataaacccatgatctttcccatgtgttttcaatgtgagactatatttACAACCTTGCAAGACCAACAATCACAACCAACTGAAGGTATTGCTTCCAAGGTTGAGAACAAAGTTCGATGCCTCAAGTCCGAGAAAATTCATGCTGGACAATATTTGATGGGTACCGATGTTTGCTATATGTGTAAGAAGACAGGACATTTTGCTAGGGACTGTCCTCAGCTCAAGGAGCCAACCAAAGGAAGGGTATTTTTCATGACTCAAGAGCAGGTGGATCTAGACACGGCTATTATCACATGTATGATTCTTGTTGCTAGTATACCAGCTCATACATTAATGGTGCCGCCCATTCATTTATATCTGCAGCTTACATTGCAAAATTAGGAATTACACCTGCACAAATGATTAAGGGATATAGTGTTTCTTTGCCTTCTGGGGAGGAATTACATAGTAACAGGGTGGTAAGAAACTGTCAGATGATGATGCAAAATCGTATCGTGGGTGTAAAACTTATTGTACTAGATATGGTGGAATTTGTTGTAATCCTCGGAATGGATTGGCTGACTCAGCACGAGGCAGTCATCGATTGTAAACAACAGACCGTTAGGTTGAAGCTACCTACCGAGGAATTCTTCATTTTTCATGCAGTACCAAGACTGACCTTTCCTCACATGATTTTAATGTGTAAAGCTCGACGAATGCTAAACAAGGGGTGTAAGGGCCTCTTAGTTAATACCACGGTTAAATCAGAGACTCGGCGACCAAGTTTAGAGGAAGTGGAGGTAGCGCGAGACTTTCCAGAAGTGTTTCCAGAGGATGTTGGAGGGCTACCCCCGATTCGGGAGGTGGAGTTCGGAATAGAATTGGTACCAGGAACTACACCGGTGTCAAAAGCACCATATCGACTGGCGCTAATCGAAATGAAGCAATTAAAGGAGTAGTTGCAGGAATTACTGGATAAGGGATTTATTCGACCAAGCATGTCACCATGGGGAGTACCGGTGTTGTTTGTACGCAAGAAAGATGGGACTATGCGTCTATGCATCGATTACCGGGAGCTGAATCGAGttacaattaagaacaagtatccaTTGCCTatgatcgatgacctgttcgaccaattacAAAGAACAACAGTGTTTTCAAAAATCGACTTGAGATCAAGATATCATCAGATGAAGGTGAAGGTGAAGGAGAAGGATGTGCACAAAACAACATTTAGAACCCGATACGAGCACTACGAGTTCTTGATTATACCATTTGGACTTACTAATGCCCCAACAACATTCATAGATTTGATGAATCGAGTCTTTCACTCTTACTTGGACCAGTTCgttattgtcttcattgatgatatactaatTTACTCTCGAAGTTACCAAGAGCATCGTCTGCATTTGACCACGGTGCTCCAAACATTGAATGATCATCGGTTGTACGCAAAATTTATCAAGTGTGACTTTTGGTTGAATCAGATACCATTTTTAGGGCACATTGTCTCATGGAAAGGGATAAAAGTGGATCCGACCAAGGTTGCGGCAATCTGGAATTGGGGTACACCAAAGAATGCTACCGAGATTTGGAGTTTCTTGGGGTTGGCAGGCTATTATTGGAGGTGCATCCAGAACTTTTCCCGGATTGCTCTGCCTCTGACCTCGCTAACTAAGAAGGGGGTAAGATATGAGTGGACAGACCAGTGCAAGAAAAGTTTTGAGAAGCTGAAGGAAAGATTGACGACATCACCAGTGCTCATATGAATTATAaggtttggcaaatagatgtcaagacaattttccttaacggaagtcttgaagaaaatatctatatgaagcaaccagagggattcattccgaagggcaaagagcatcttgtatgtaagttcAATcgctccatttatggactgaagcaagcttcgagatcttggaacatccgatttgataaagtgatccagtcttatggattcattcagtgtccggatgagtcttgtgtatactgtaggaccgttgcggctggctagaaggggggttggatagcctgcaaaaaataaagcaaaagaaacacccttctcgaactcttaaactaacacttgtaaattaaagtaagcagaaagtaaatcataAAAATGAGAcaacagatttgacttggttacaaccggggagattgttaatccaaggaagatgaagcgcactaaatactcctttaggcggagaagcctcttacaacattgaagcGTAGAAAACAAAATCTAAACTACAGAGAGTGTACAAGTGTGGAATGAATTGCTTCAGTTCTAAAttgattaaaagcttctggaccaaggctatatttatagccttgatcgggacgcccttgttagagtgtatactaaaagcctagcttttggtataaacatttatctagaaataagaatcacattggtcaaatgtctacatttatgataaatgtagttgttcaattaatttatattgtagataacatggtgtgtggtgtcacacacagaggatcatgttatcagtaccttataaattataaacagtaactcacgaccataatggaaaggaacaaaccattggaaggtcgtagtgtaattaggtattagtttatcttaactatataattacactagtacacttagagtgtattgagtaggaccattagaggtcgtttcttttatactgactttataaaggaacaaagacctcagttattatggaagtgtgtgctcttaatcctaatataataacaagcacatatatttgatatttatttctttaatttatcaatgggtgagatttagttcgatgaatcaataagcccgataagttgggaaatgatatcacttatagtgtgtattgttgattatagaaggaaactgtgtcctagttatctaggttgagaatgtcctcaagaggagctcataaggattgtcatgttaaaccctgcaggtggacttagtccgacatgacgataaggttgagtggtactactcttggactaagatattaattaaatgagttgtcagtaactcgcttaattagtggacatttgacatcttaaacacagggagactaacacactcataataagaaggagcccaaaatgtaatttgggattggtgcgatagttcaataatagttctttagtggaatgaattattattgatggaattaagttgtgtgttcgggcgaacacggaagcttaatttcatcggagaccaaaaccaattcctcctctcggtccctatcgtagcctcttgtatatagaaatttatactcaccacatacccaccttcttacccaaccaataggggtcggcctaagcttgaagctcaagcttggggccaagcctaaaggttggccttaaggtggtcggccaatagcttgaGCCCAAGTTTAGtgtccacatcatattaaaaggatttttattaaaattatttcttatgtggatatcatagttttaaagagagtttaaaaattaaatctttccttttaaagctttctaaaagattaagaaaagatttgaaatctttccttatttgtagattgaaaggagattttatttttaagaaaaactttcctttttaaccatgataataatttaaaagagaagtttaaaaattaaatattctcttttattagtttctacaaaagattaagaaaagatttgatatctttccttatttgtagattgaaaagagattttaatttttagagataactttccttttggaaattatccacatgtttagaagaagaattttaatttataaaatttcctttttattaaccaatcatgaagggataaaaattattggagaaatttttataaatttctagaaacaaattaggaagttttaattcttgtgtgaattaaattttccttgttttggggaattagaagtggtcggccattattattaaaagaagaaaattattttttaattaaaataatttttcttttttatgacaaaagaattaaggaattttttattaaaatttccttatttgtcaagaccaaggattataaaagagggggtagaggtgccttcacgggtgatcaactctattattcttctcctctcttttcctccttggtggccggccctagcttcttcctcttctcttcttcttatggccggtggcaacctctcttggagctcttgatggtggccggttctagctaggagaagaaggagagaaaggtggttttgtttcttgcatcccttggagcttggtggtggtggccggacctctacttctcttggagaattgtggtggccgaaacttgcaaggaagaagaagatgcttggtggttctcatctcggaagatcgttgcccacacaacgtccgaggttagaagaggaatacggtagaagatcaagaggtctttttagaaggtataactagtaatttttcctttccgcatcatgctagttatttatggaaataataccaaatacaagaggcttacgattctagtatttcgaatatgttttcaagttgtgttcttttatttttcttttccttgtgatttgattgttctttttggttgacctaaagttattttaggaaattaaatattagctttccataaaaggttttgtctagtcggtggtggttgttcccatatccaagaaggccatgtgcctcgccacgtcagtactgggaactaattatggaaattaatatttaatggaattaataacttaggtgatttggatcaaacgtgttaagttccgcagaagatccaagtctaaaccttaaagaacaaatagattaagttttggatcaaacgtgttaagttccgcaggcgatccaaaatttaatttaaaagaacacatggtagctaggaaaaggttcagacctttgtacaaaatttttgtacagtggaacctctaggttttccgagtagcaaccaacaattggtatcagagcttgggtattgcctctgtgtatttggtattagtttaattatgcacatgtcatacataatttaggcagattaatagtaggatgtgctaactttgtggatgcaggatccaactattatgacttatagttattatgtgtgtgattggacccttggacatgtcaagggcattttattgtgtgtgcatgattgtattataaaatacagcaggagctgtatttagttttattaggattttattttttgatctagatacatgtacattccttcgaggaatataggatcgaaaaatgtaaaattctatttatgtcgcggatcgagtcttgcaaggcgtggaaccttttaaggaccagaggcacagcggaacaaggagcaagatggatgcgacaactagacccggtggcagtggccaaagatggcagcagctagggttggtgacacacggaggacagaaatagataaaag from Zingiber officinale cultivar Zhangliang chromosome 5B, Zo_v1.1, whole genome shotgun sequence encodes the following:
- the LOC121986998 gene encoding uncharacterized protein LOC121986998; protein product: MAGRRNNGEIGGQNNQFLEGLTALLREQNRIHGEQIQQLLQAREQESTPRRPTPSAHPVYKQFRELGPTEFKGTTDPIIAKGWIRSLEMIYDFMQLTDVDKVKCTIFMLRDDTRVWWEGARLTVDVATLTWADFKEVFYGKYFTTDNRTRLTREFLELCQGDLTVAEYVRRFKRGRYFVPMIASQSVEELKHFTEGLRAVIRHDVRLSRVTTFREAVDQALMSERDRNDMIKEAQNKRLSYQGRDQQESGKKKSFSSQHQGKQPPKQTQPHQQSQPTEGIASKVENKVRCLKSEKIHAGQYLMGTDVCYMCKKTGHFARDCPQLKEPTKGRYTSSYINGAAHSFISAAYIAKLGITPAQMIKGYSVSLPSGEELHSNRVVRNCQMMMQNRIVGVKLIVLDMVEFVVILGMDWLTQHEAVIDCKQQTVRLKLPTEEFFIFHAVPRLTFPHMILMCKARRMLNKGCKGLLVNTTVKSETRRPSLEEVEVARDFPEVFPEDVGGLPPIREVEFGIELVPGTTPVSKAPYRLALIEMKQLKE